From the Zymomonas mobilis subsp. pomaceae ATCC 29192 genome, the window TTGAAAGGCAATACCTAAATATTGCCCATAATTGGCAAGGTTTTGTTCCAAAATATCAGAACAGCCCGCCATAACAGCGGCAATGCGGCAAGATGCTGCAAATAAAACTGCTGTTTTAGCCCCAATAATAGACAAATATCGCGGCTCGTCGGTTTCAACCTGATATTGGGATACCAGCTGATCGACTTCCCCTTGGGTAATAACCGCCGCCGCATTGGCAAGGATGTCTAACGCGCGCAAAGAGCCAGATTCGACCATCATTTCAAAAGCACGGCTTAATAAAAAATCACCAACCAGCACAGTCGGCCCATTACCCCAGATATTATTAGCGGTGCGCTTACCCCGTCGCAGATCGCTGTGATCAACGACGTCATCATGCAGCAAGGTAGCCGTATGAATAAATTCAATGGCAGCCGCTAACTTATAATGGACGGTTTCAGGTTGTCCGATCAGGCGAGAACATGCCAACATCAACATCGGGCGCATCCGCTTGCCACCACTAGAAATCAAATGGCCTGCCAATTCAGGAATAAGCGGTACTTCGCTTTGCATTCTATTAAGAATGACGGCGTTCACAGCCTGCATATCATCAGCCACTAAACGCATAAGCGGATCGAGAGAAGCCGGTTTGGAACGGCGGGAAGAGGATAAAATAGCGGTCATGCCGGAAGGGCTGTGCCTTGATGCGTAAAGAAATACAAGCGTTGACACTTGCCCAACTTGTTTGCAACCGTCAAAAAGATACCTCCATCGCTTCGATAACTAAGGATTTTCATTTATGCCCAATGATCGGTTGCAGCGCTATCGTAAAAGTATTGATAATATTGATACGGCCTTAATCTGTCTTTTAGCAGAACGATTCAAGATTACTTCAGATGTCAGTTATTACAAGGCTGAAAAACAACTTCCCCCTGCCGATCTTGCCCGTGAAGCCGAACAGACCACACGTCTAAGGCATTTAGCTGAATCAGCAGGGCTTAATCCGGATTTTGCGGAAGGTTTTTTACGGATGGTTATAGAAGAAGCGACCCGTCACCACCGGCTTATAAGAGACGAACTCCAAAAAAATGGGTCTAATTAACTTTTTTACAAAAGCGATGAAAAAAAAGGCCTTTTCAAAAAGAGAAGGCCTTTTTCTTTAAAAATTAAACCAAAACAAAAGTAAATTTCATCGAAAATAGATCAGAAATATTCAAAATAACCAAGGATAAACCCTAAAAATTATCCTCATATTTTTAATTTTAAGTGATTCTTTTCGTCAGGCGGCCATTACCTTGGTAAAAGCAGCCTTAAAAATATTCATCTCAGCGGGTGTCCCAAGCGAAACACGTACCCAATCAGGATAATTCGGACGCGGTCCTGAAATATGAACCTTATATTTTTTTAAAGCATCCGTGACAGATTGCCCCGGTTTTCCAACATGCAGCATGAAGAAAGAAGCCTCAGACGGTGTAAAACGATAGCCTTTTGAAGTAAGCCATGCGAAAATATTATCACGCACGGCTTTATTGTAAGCCTTTCTTCGGGCGACCAAGCCGACCTCTAATAAACTGGCTTCGGCAGCAGCAAAAGCGGGCAAAGGTGGTGTATTAAAATCAAACTGCAATAATTTTTCGAGTAAATCAGGGCGCGCAGCGGCAAAACCTAAACGAAGCCCTGCTAATCCATAAATTTTGGAAAAGGTTCGCAAGACAATAACCTCTTTATTCTGTGCAACCAAAGGCAAGGCTGATTTAGCGTTATCACTATAGTGAATATAAGCCTCATCCACCAAGACAATCGATCCCACAGGTTTATGGGCCAACAACCATTCAATGTCGGCCAGCGGTGTAACCACCCCTGTTGGGTTATTGGGATTACAAATATAATAAAGACCAGCATTAGGCGCTGCGGCTAGCATAGCCTGAACATCAATTTTATGGTCTTTGGTAATCGGCACGGTTTGAATCGCTGTTAAAGCTTCACCTGAAGGCGTCATAAAAAACATATCGAATGTAGGAACCGAGTAAGCGAGGGGATGAGTCTTACTGGTAAAAGCCAAAGCCGCTGCATGAAGCGGTACCGATGAACCATTAAAAAAACGCACATAGTCGGTGGGGATATGCGCTTGTTTTCCAACAATCGCCGCAATATTTTCAGCAAATCCCATACCATAACGCCCGCTTAACGCTATCGTTTTACTTAAAATAGTGCGGGCTTTCTCGCTGGGGCCGAGAGGATTTTCATTATAATTAATGAAGACGCCGTCTGTCACACTGTTCAATAAGGCTTCGGGGGACACAATATTTGTATCAGTCTGTAAGACATTCGCTTTTACGGCATGAGCGGCTTCACTCTGAAGTATAAAAGGCACCGCAACCGTACCTCCGACCGCCCATTGCATTAAATGCCGACGAGAAACATCAGACTTTTGCAAACTATCGCGCATTTTATTCCCCCTATAGCCTATACTTAGTAATATAAGCGGCTATTAAAGAATGAATAATCCCGGATATTCAACACCATTCTTCATTGAAGGAGATAATAATATACGTATTTTTTGCCATTATTTATAATAATAAATTAAATAAAAACCAAATATATTAACCCTATTTCAATAGGGCATTATCCAAGAACTCTATTAATAATAAAGTTCTCAGATAATAAAGATCAAGATGAAATTAATTTTTACTTTTAAAAGTTAAAGAGAAATATTTTTTCCCTGTTCTCCGGCAATTTCAATGATATATTGCCATGCCATACGACCCGAGAGGCCGCTTCTGGAACGAACCCAAGATAAAGCCTGCTTTTCATCCAGTTGTAAACCAAAACGGGCAGCATAGCCGCGCACCATTTCAATATAAGTATCCTGATTACACACATGAAAACCAAGATTAAGACCAAAACGATCAGCCAAAGCTAATTGATCATCTAAAACATCCCGCGCAAAAGAAGCCTCCGTATGCTGCACTTCACGCGCCACAATATGACGGCGATTGGCCGTAACATAGAGTCGGGCATTTTCAGGCCTAGCTTCGGCCCCACCTTCTAACAAAGACCGTAAAAGACGGGGCGCAGAGCTTCCTTCTTCAAAACCAAGATCATCGACAAATAAAACAAAACTACGCGGTTGATCCGCGATATGACCAAATAAATCGGGTAAAGTATCAACCCGTTCCCCTGCAACTTCTATCAGGGCGATGGGTGCCCCTTCTTTTTGTAATTCACCAACGACTGACTTACAAAGTGCGGATTTCCCACTGCCGCGTGATCCCCATAACAAAACATCATGGGCCGCAACACGATTAGCCAGACGCGCAGTATTATCTAATAAAGCCTTCTTCTGAACATCTACCCCCGCCAAACATTCCAATGGGAAGGGTTTAAAAGAGCGGGTGGCAATCAAACTTTTGTCACGCCAAACATAAGCAGGGGC encodes:
- a CDS encoding polyprenyl synthetase family protein; the encoded protein is MTAILSSSRRSKPASLDPLMRLVADDMQAVNAVILNRMQSEVPLIPELAGHLISSGGKRMRPMLMLACSRLIGQPETVHYKLAAAIEFIHTATLLHDDVVDHSDLRRGKRTANNIWGNGPTVLVGDFLLSRAFEMMVESGSLRALDILANAAAVITQGEVDQLVSQYQVETDEPRYLSIIGAKTAVLFAASCRIAAVMAGCSDILEQNLANYGQYLGIAFQLVDDAIDYMSDSETMGKGVGDDFRDGKVTLPVILAYKRGDDKDRIFWREAIEGRRISNEDLMIAKDLLVKTDALTDTLKRAHEYGDKAMSSLKAFPDNAVKEALLETVEFTIARAY
- a CDS encoding chorismate mutase is translated as MPNDRLQRYRKSIDNIDTALICLLAERFKITSDVSYYKAEKQLPPADLAREAEQTTRLRHLAESAGLNPDFAEGFLRMVIEEATRHHRLIRDELQKNGSN
- a CDS encoding pyridoxal phosphate-dependent aminotransferase — its product is MRDSLQKSDVSRRHLMQWAVGGTVAVPFILQSEAAHAVKANVLQTDTNIVSPEALLNSVTDGVFINYNENPLGPSEKARTILSKTIALSGRYGMGFAENIAAIVGKQAHIPTDYVRFFNGSSVPLHAAALAFTSKTHPLAYSVPTFDMFFMTPSGEALTAIQTVPITKDHKIDVQAMLAAAPNAGLYYICNPNNPTGVVTPLADIEWLLAHKPVGSIVLVDEAYIHYSDNAKSALPLVAQNKEVIVLRTFSKIYGLAGLRLGFAAARPDLLEKLLQFDFNTPPLPAFAAAEASLLEVGLVARRKAYNKAVRDNIFAWLTSKGYRFTPSEASFFMLHVGKPGQSVTDALKKYKVHISGPRPNYPDWVRVSLGTPAEMNIFKAAFTKVMAA
- a CDS encoding ATP-binding protein → MLASDDTTLKRIADALERLAPPPPVLADPLAAPAYVWRDKSLIATRSFKPFPLECLAGVDVQKKALLDNTARLANRVAAHDVLLWGSRGSGKSALCKSVVGELQKEGAPIALIEVAGERVDTLPDLFGHIADQPRSFVLFVDDLGFEEGSSAPRLLRSLLEGGAEARPENARLYVTANRRHIVAREVQHTEASFARDVLDDQLALADRFGLNLGFHVCNQDTYIEMVRGYAARFGLQLDEKQALSWVRSRSGLSGRMAWQYIIEIAGEQGKNISL